A genomic stretch from Sphingobacterium sp. ML3W includes:
- a CDS encoding erythromycin esterase family protein, producing MKRILLAITALIAIVLIFNKLIYNDRLPPNYQALRVDVDRNKAVINSISMMDSNFSDLRVFDRILKNNRILMLGEMQHDDGETFRAKSRLIRYLREKLDYNIVLYEAGQYDMWVMNREMDRPTMQLPKQSLAGLGLFDFWWRNNETDPLINYYQKSKLSGKPITLGGFDIQFSGRLLADKRAKLLADFCLKNKIGLKDYPLLKKELNNLEYLALARYANRKLDSTAKRQLLSEIGKLRHALRASGGNEEQRVYSRYLADIKTNYEKSWSYAPGSMASMQLRDSLMAQNLQYQIDSLYPGKKIIVWCANIHTFSTAYNKEYLPLGAYIKKKYGHQAYMLDFSSYGKKNDAGQIVGKPGKLAIENLFHQTGVPYFFLDLRGLPDTSLLRRPFVSVINQGIEEERKWTDYIDGIFYIDLNKRPTYLER from the coding sequence ATGAAGCGTATACTTCTCGCAATAACGGCTCTTATTGCCATTGTTTTAATTTTTAATAAACTTATTTATAATGATCGGCTTCCACCGAATTATCAGGCCCTGCGGGTGGATGTGGATCGCAATAAAGCGGTAATCAATAGTATTTCCATGATGGATAGCAACTTTTCCGATCTCCGTGTATTCGATCGTATTTTAAAGAATAATAGGATACTGATGTTAGGGGAGATGCAGCATGATGATGGGGAAACTTTTCGGGCCAAATCGAGGTTGATCCGCTATCTCCGCGAAAAATTAGATTATAACATTGTACTCTATGAAGCAGGACAATATGATATGTGGGTCATGAACAGAGAAATGGACCGTCCGACTATGCAGCTTCCTAAACAATCTTTGGCTGGTCTGGGGTTGTTTGATTTCTGGTGGCGGAACAACGAAACGGATCCACTGATAAACTACTATCAAAAGTCCAAATTATCAGGCAAGCCAATTACTCTCGGTGGATTTGATATTCAGTTTTCCGGTCGTTTACTTGCTGATAAACGAGCAAAGTTGCTAGCGGATTTTTGCCTTAAAAATAAGATCGGTCTAAAAGATTATCCCTTATTAAAAAAAGAACTCAACAATCTGGAGTATCTGGCCCTAGCCAGGTATGCCAATAGAAAGCTTGATTCTACAGCTAAAAGACAGCTCTTAAGTGAAATAGGGAAATTGAGACATGCTTTACGGGCCTCTGGCGGAAACGAGGAACAGCGGGTTTATAGTCGATACCTCGCGGATATAAAAACTAATTATGAAAAATCTTGGTCATATGCGCCAGGATCCATGGCGAGTATGCAGCTACGCGACTCACTGATGGCCCAAAATCTGCAGTACCAAATAGATTCTTTATATCCAGGAAAGAAGATCATTGTCTGGTGTGCCAATATCCATACCTTTTCAACAGCTTATAACAAGGAATACCTTCCTTTAGGTGCCTATATTAAAAAGAAGTATGGCCATCAGGCTTATATGCTTGACTTTAGTTCTTACGGAAAGAAAAATGATGCCGGTCAAATAGTGGGGAAACCCGGTAAATTGGCCATTGAAAATTTATTCCATCAAACAGGGGTACCTTATTTCTTTTTGGATCTACGGGGACTACCCGATACTTCTCTGCTCAGGAGGCCATTTGTTTCAGTCATCAATCAAGGTATTGAGGAGGAAAGAAAATGGACGGACTATATTGATGGCATTTTTTATATTGATCTAAATAAAAGACCAACTTATCTCGAACGTTAA
- a CDS encoding substrate-binding domain-containing protein, whose protein sequence is MGKYTVYGILILLLFWGCQSANQKKKRVIAFSQCIGNDAWRQTMLEEMKRELSFNPDIEFLYRDAQGNNAVQIDQIRELTKAGIDLLIVSPNEAEPLTPIVDSVFQRKIPVIVTDRKTSSGQYNAYVGADNLAIGKLAGQYSQAVLQGKGRVGLVTGLSGTSASIEREKGFMQSISAASGIQVSAIIHGGWEKNIAYTKMREHIAQMTQSDIIFTFNDQMAMGVKKALDEAQLQKDIKIIGVDALPGPGNGLEQIIQGHMYASILYPTGGTEAIRTALAIINNQPYRRENILATAVIDRTNAELLALQSQKIQQQQVDIDTRQEFITEQNRIYQNQKSVLNVLVVSLVLAVVFGGISIIVIKSNWEKNKHLEIQNGEILSQQKQIVEMSSQIQQAAEIKNNFFTNISHEFKTPLTLILAPIEDLEMRKDLSEDIREQLSRVKRSAKKLQRLVSDLIDIHRISKAKIKLQVSAVHIDPFIQQVINSFKPLLKKSRISISYINKSMLKEVWIDEYLMEQVLSNLLSNAIKHTTTSGRIEISLEENNFKDYFYLRVLDNGLGISPIDIEHIFDPFYQGTGSRNGSGIGLAYVKQIVELHHGQITASSKLGHGSIFTLRMPIGNTHYQQEEIIAAVSGVKPVFKQQDFLDTEVKSPDKNLSFHSNKSKSIMIVEDDDEIRDYLSSILKNDYNLFLARDSHQASTLMKAHFPDLVLTDIMLPDGSGLDILKDIKTFYQTAHIPVILLSALANEETILEGSLLKADDYITKPFNAALLRARIANMLQSRHQLKEKYSSNVEQFDSTQSDTINESDRRFLNSFSAIVESKLSDQRLSVDDIAGELNLSRVQLYRKVKQLLDCSISEYIVERRLKKAKSLMADGLNINEIYSNVGFSSASYFASAFKKKYGQSPSTFKKELDRK, encoded by the coding sequence ATGGGAAAATATACCGTCTATGGCATATTGATCCTGCTGCTTTTTTGGGGATGTCAATCGGCAAACCAGAAAAAGAAGCGGGTCATTGCTTTTTCGCAGTGCATTGGGAATGATGCATGGAGGCAAACTATGCTTGAAGAAATGAAACGGGAACTCTCCTTTAATCCCGATATTGAATTCTTATACCGCGATGCTCAAGGCAATAATGCTGTGCAGATTGATCAGATACGCGAGCTGACCAAAGCGGGTATCGACCTGTTGATTGTGTCACCCAATGAGGCCGAACCGCTTACACCGATCGTTGACTCTGTATTCCAGCGTAAAATACCGGTGATTGTAACAGATCGCAAAACCTCTTCAGGTCAATACAATGCTTATGTGGGTGCCGACAACCTTGCCATCGGAAAACTGGCCGGTCAATATAGCCAGGCTGTCCTCCAAGGTAAAGGTAGGGTCGGATTGGTAACAGGCTTATCGGGTACCTCCGCCTCGATTGAGCGTGAAAAGGGATTTATGCAAAGCATATCCGCGGCAAGCGGCATCCAGGTCAGTGCTATTATCCACGGTGGGTGGGAAAAGAATATAGCCTATACCAAAATGCGTGAGCATATTGCTCAAATGACACAAAGTGATATTATTTTTACCTTCAATGACCAAATGGCCATGGGAGTAAAAAAAGCACTGGACGAGGCGCAGCTCCAAAAAGATATTAAAATCATCGGTGTAGATGCGCTGCCTGGACCGGGCAATGGTCTTGAGCAGATAATACAAGGTCATATGTATGCCTCTATACTCTACCCCACTGGCGGAACCGAAGCGATCAGAACGGCGCTGGCGATTATCAACAATCAACCATATCGACGCGAAAATATCCTCGCCACTGCTGTGATCGACAGAACAAATGCAGAACTATTGGCACTACAGTCACAAAAGATACAACAGCAACAGGTAGACATAGACACAAGACAGGAATTTATCACTGAGCAAAATCGGATTTATCAAAATCAAAAATCTGTTCTCAATGTTCTCGTTGTCAGTTTGGTACTCGCAGTCGTATTTGGTGGCATTTCTATTATCGTTATCAAAAGCAATTGGGAAAAAAACAAACACCTTGAAATCCAGAACGGCGAGATCTTATCCCAGCAGAAACAAATCGTTGAAATGAGTAGTCAGATTCAGCAAGCCGCAGAAATCAAAAACAATTTTTTCACCAATATCTCCCACGAATTTAAAACACCCCTCACCCTTATCCTGGCGCCTATCGAGGATCTCGAAATGCGAAAAGATCTATCAGAAGATATCAGAGAACAATTATCACGAGTCAAAAGGAGTGCAAAAAAATTGCAGCGACTCGTCAGCGACCTGATCGACATCCATCGGATCAGCAAAGCAAAAATAAAGCTTCAGGTATCAGCAGTACATATCGACCCTTTTATTCAGCAGGTCATCAACAGTTTTAAACCACTGCTCAAAAAAAGCAGAATATCGATCAGCTACATCAATAAGAGTATGCTCAAAGAGGTCTGGATTGACGAATATCTGATGGAACAGGTCTTATCCAACCTTCTCTCCAATGCGATAAAACATACCACAACCAGTGGTAGAATTGAAATTTCACTCGAAGAAAATAACTTCAAAGATTATTTCTATTTACGTGTGCTGGATAATGGTCTAGGGATCTCGCCCATTGATATCGAGCATATTTTTGATCCCTTCTATCAGGGAACAGGCAGCCGGAATGGATCCGGGATCGGTTTGGCCTACGTCAAACAGATCGTCGAGCTGCATCATGGCCAGATCACAGCCAGCAGCAAATTGGGCCATGGTTCGATCTTCACCCTGCGCATGCCTATCGGAAATACCCATTATCAACAGGAGGAGATCATAGCAGCTGTATCCGGTGTAAAACCTGTGTTCAAGCAACAAGACTTTCTGGATACTGAAGTAAAATCTCCTGACAAGAATCTCTCTTTTCATTCCAATAAATCGAAGAGCATTATGATTGTTGAAGATGATGATGAAATCAGGGATTACCTGAGCTCAATCTTGAAAAACGACTATAATCTTTTTTTAGCGAGAGATTCGCATCAAGCCAGCACCCTGATGAAAGCACATTTCCCAGATTTGGTACTCACCGATATCATGTTGCCTGACGGCAGCGGACTAGATATCCTCAAAGACATCAAAACATTCTACCAGACAGCCCATATTCCTGTCATTCTGTTGAGCGCATTAGCCAATGAAGAGACGATCCTTGAAGGAAGTCTCCTGAAAGCAGATGATTATATAACCAAGCCCTTCAATGCCGCACTCCTTCGGGCAAGGATTGCCAATATGCTACAATCACGGCATCAGCTTAAAGAAAAATATAGTAGTAATGTCGAGCAATTTGATTCAACACAGTCAGATACCATTAATGAAAGCGACAGGCGATTTCTCAATAGCTTTTCGGCTATTGTCGAATCGAAGCTGTCTGATCAGCGGCTGAGTGTCGACGATATTGCCGGCGAGCTCAACCTCTCGCGTGTGCAGCTTTATCGTAAAGTCAAACAATTGCTCGACTGCAGCATCAGCGAGTATATTGTCGAAAGGAGGCTCAAAAAAGCAAAAAGCCTGATGGCCGACGGACTCAATATCAATGAGATCTACAGCAACGTCGGTTTCTCCTCAGCGTCCTATTTTGCCTCAGCATTTAAAAAGAAATATGGACAGTCACCAAGCACCTTTAAGAAAGAACTAGACCGAAAATAA
- a CDS encoding TonB-dependent receptor, with amino-acid sequence MISKFTSNQKVSLLAVALLVASSQSTFAVDRPIVFMNTTKVVEQNPIAGKVTAEDGPLAGVTVSVKGTSVSTSTDANGAFSIKAKAGDILVVSSVGYKSKEVTVAGNTISIQLESDNSALEEVVVVGFAKQKKVNLTGAVQAITSKDLQDRPVTNVSSAIQGKFSGVTITQNSGQPGKDNGTIRIRGLGTINNANPLVIVDGIESSMNNINPNDIESVSVLKDGPSAAIYGSKAANGVILITTKKGGSGKPQLNYTGYAGIQDPTRLPEYMNAYDHAVILNEAIKNETPKNEVYKPRFTAEDLELYKDGTDPDGHPNTDWLGLLYKGSGFQQSHNMQVTGGTEDVQYMASGGYLGQKGVIKVASSDRYNLRTNVGAKVSERLRFDLGLAYNYQRITEPVNPYTGDMAQIFRQVNRIPGFIPYKYSNGVYGRGSDGNPIAWMDMESKDNMTYKHTQVNFSGEFKILEGLKIKQVIGFQPIDNMSSKYVKDIQYYNRNGELGPKQGVNNLTVYNFQSERLTFQTLLTYDKKIGNHQFNVLGGFMDETFKADYSSAYAQNFLNNDFSELNLGSKAGMKVDGGAKKLILRSFFGRINYAFADKYLVEANVRHDGTSRFLGTNRWSTFPSFSAGWRISQEDFFKESSLAEGISELKLRGGWGKLGNQQLSATSDNAYPTGDAFYPGIFTIAPGFNYPFGPEPSSGGATVQSANPLLSWEETASTNIGLDLNLKNNLGFVFEYFDRRTNGVLLKLPVSNLYGLPAPYQNAGKVQNNGVELQVNYQNSLGDFKYSIAANGSYINNQIKKWASDEAQVNGTFYVYEQGRPIRSFYGYESAGIYRSDEEYKNSGIEGVNGTVGAGDIIYKDQNGDKKIDGNDRVYLGSPDPKFIFGLTSSMSYKNFDLSLFFQGAAKVSGYLWGEAIGGISGSDKPTTIYADRFNAETNPNGSMPRALTSWAQNSPSGTPSDFWIQNASYVRLKNITFGYTLPKTFTDRIGIKGAKLYYSGQNLLTFTGFAKGFDPEAPADSRGNYYPQVKTNVFGLNVNF; translated from the coding sequence ATGATTTCAAAATTTACAAGTAACCAAAAGGTAAGCTTGCTTGCTGTTGCCCTTCTCGTTGCGTCTTCGCAAAGTACATTTGCGGTAGATCGGCCCATTGTATTTATGAATACGACTAAAGTAGTTGAACAAAACCCGATTGCGGGTAAAGTCACTGCAGAGGACGGGCCGTTAGCGGGTGTTACGGTTTCGGTGAAGGGTACCTCTGTATCAACATCAACTGATGCGAATGGTGCATTTTCGATCAAAGCAAAGGCAGGTGATATTTTGGTTGTGAGTAGTGTAGGCTATAAGTCCAAAGAAGTGACAGTAGCTGGTAATACGATTTCTATTCAATTGGAAAGCGACAATTCGGCATTGGAAGAAGTTGTCGTGGTCGGTTTCGCCAAGCAAAAGAAAGTAAATTTAACAGGTGCGGTGCAGGCGATTACCTCAAAAGATCTACAGGATCGTCCAGTAACGAATGTTTCATCTGCCATTCAAGGTAAATTTTCGGGTGTAACGATCACACAAAATTCCGGTCAGCCTGGTAAAGACAATGGCACCATACGGATTCGTGGTCTGGGTACCATCAATAATGCTAATCCCCTTGTGATTGTGGATGGAATCGAAAGTTCGATGAACAATATCAATCCAAATGATATTGAAAGTGTATCCGTATTGAAAGACGGTCCGAGTGCTGCAATATATGGTTCGAAGGCAGCCAATGGGGTGATTTTAATTACAACAAAAAAAGGTGGTAGCGGCAAACCTCAGCTGAATTATACAGGCTATGCTGGTATTCAGGATCCAACGCGTCTGCCGGAATATATGAATGCGTACGATCATGCGGTGATCTTAAATGAGGCAATCAAAAATGAAACACCAAAAAATGAGGTTTACAAGCCTCGTTTTACAGCAGAAGATCTTGAACTTTATAAAGACGGTACGGATCCCGATGGACATCCCAATACAGATTGGTTAGGTTTGTTGTATAAAGGTTCGGGATTTCAACAGTCTCATAACATGCAGGTAACAGGTGGAACTGAGGATGTACAATATATGGCTTCCGGTGGCTATTTAGGCCAAAAAGGTGTGATTAAAGTTGCAAGCTCCGATCGGTATAACTTACGGACCAATGTAGGTGCTAAAGTATCAGAAAGATTGCGTTTTGATCTGGGATTGGCTTATAATTACCAACGGATTACTGAACCGGTAAATCCATATACAGGTGATATGGCGCAGATCTTTAGACAAGTCAACCGGATCCCTGGTTTTATTCCATATAAATACAGCAATGGTGTGTACGGTCGTGGCAGTGACGGTAACCCAATCGCCTGGATGGATATGGAATCGAAAGACAATATGACCTATAAACATACACAGGTTAATTTCTCAGGGGAATTTAAAATCTTGGAGGGCTTAAAAATTAAACAAGTTATTGGATTTCAACCCATCGACAATATGTCTTCTAAGTATGTTAAAGACATTCAATATTACAACCGAAATGGGGAATTAGGACCAAAACAGGGAGTAAATAATTTGACCGTTTATAATTTTCAGTCGGAACGATTAACTTTTCAAACTTTATTGACCTACGATAAAAAAATTGGTAACCATCAATTTAATGTCTTGGGCGGTTTTATGGATGAGACATTCAAGGCTGATTATTCTAGTGCCTACGCGCAAAATTTTTTAAATAATGATTTTTCAGAACTGAATTTAGGTAGTAAAGCAGGGATGAAGGTAGATGGTGGTGCGAAGAAGTTAATTTTGCGTTCTTTCTTTGGCCGGATCAATTATGCTTTTGCGGACAAATATCTTGTAGAAGCAAATGTCAGACACGATGGTACGTCGCGTTTCCTAGGAACAAACCGTTGGAGCACATTTCCTTCTTTCTCTGCGGGATGGCGTATCTCACAGGAAGATTTCTTTAAAGAATCATCATTGGCCGAGGGAATATCAGAACTTAAATTGCGTGGAGGCTGGGGTAAATTAGGGAATCAACAGCTTTCAGCAACCTCAGACAATGCATATCCAACAGGGGATGCATTTTACCCAGGTATATTCACAATTGCGCCAGGATTTAATTATCCATTTGGCCCAGAGCCTAGTTCAGGCGGTGCGACAGTGCAGTCCGCAAACCCGTTGTTAAGTTGGGAAGAAACTGCGAGTACAAATATTGGTCTGGATCTAAACCTGAAGAATAATTTGGGTTTTGTCTTCGAATATTTTGACCGTCGTACAAACGGAGTCTTGTTAAAACTTCCTGTATCAAACCTATATGGACTACCAGCGCCATACCAAAATGCAGGGAAAGTACAGAATAATGGCGTCGAATTGCAGGTCAATTATCAGAATAGCTTAGGTGACTTTAAATATAGCATTGCCGCAAATGGTTCATATATCAACAATCAGATTAAAAAATGGGCAAGCGACGAAGCGCAAGTGAACGGAACGTTTTATGTTTATGAGCAAGGGCGACCAATTCGTTCCTTTTATGGCTATGAATCGGCTGGAATTTATAGATCGGACGAAGAATATAAAAATAGTGGAATTGAAGGGGTAAACGGTACTGTTGGAGCGGGTGATATTATCTACAAGGATCAAAATGGTGATAAGAAAATTGATGGCAATGACCGGGTATATTTAGGTTCACCAGATCCAAAATTCATCTTTGGCTTGACTTCAAGTATGAGCTATAAAAATTTTGATCTGAGTTTATTTTTCCAAGGTGCAGCCAAAGTGAGTGGTTACCTATGGGGCGAAGCCATCGGTGGAATTTCCGGTTCGGATAAACCTACCACCATCTATGCGGACCGCTTTAATGCCGAAACTAATCCAAATGGATCTATGCCACGTGCATTAACCAGCTGGGCACAAAATAGTCCTTCGGGCACTCCTTCGGATTTCTGGATTCAAAATGCGAGTTATGTACGTTTAAAAAATATCACTTTTGGCTATACGCTGCCGAAAACATTTACGGATAGAATTGGGATCAAGGGGGCTAAACTCTATTATAGCGGACAGAACCTGTTGACTTTTACTGGTTTTGCGAAAGGATTTGATCCAGAAGCGCCAGCAGATTCCAGAGGTAACTACTATCCACAGGTAAAAACAAATGTCTTTGGTCTTAACGTAAACTTTTAA
- a CDS encoding ABC transporter permease, translating into MTNTLYIAFLSEKFKLLRNRQIFGVLIAPVLLIFAIDGYIIYDIIRSGSISAVPNPWKVLLGRYVFQFFYLLYPILVALFVYACCDVEYKNNNYKVLFTLPLDKSKIFFSKAIFMLLTILFSILFAYAAFLISGYVLSLIYPVLGFQNYDYRLVIFVTFLKLLITLSAISMIQLALSLLFRSFIYPIGVSMFMLVFSVFVAQKNFSDFIPYTGTYKAFMNIMNENDAFERLDYSNIAMIILFMLISFYIFKRKGLFK; encoded by the coding sequence ATGACTAATACATTGTATATCGCTTTCTTATCTGAAAAATTCAAATTGCTCAGAAACCGGCAGATTTTTGGCGTCCTTATCGCTCCGGTATTGCTTATTTTCGCTATTGATGGTTATATTATATATGATATCATCCGGTCGGGAAGTATAAGTGCGGTACCTAATCCATGGAAGGTATTGCTAGGAAGATATGTATTTCAGTTTTTTTATTTGCTGTACCCGATTCTGGTCGCACTGTTTGTTTATGCCTGCTGTGATGTTGAGTATAAGAACAACAACTATAAGGTCCTGTTTACTTTACCGCTTGACAAGTCGAAGATATTTTTTTCAAAGGCTATTTTTATGCTGCTAACCATACTGTTTTCTATACTATTTGCCTATGCAGCCTTCTTGATCAGTGGGTATGTACTGAGTTTGATCTACCCGGTGCTCGGTTTCCAGAATTACGATTATAGGTTGGTGATTTTCGTGACGTTTCTGAAGCTTTTGATTACGCTATCGGCTATTTCGATGATTCAATTGGCATTAAGTCTGCTATTCAGAAGCTTTATTTATCCCATTGGCGTGAGCATGTTTATGCTGGTGTTTTCGGTATTTGTAGCTCAAAAGAATTTTTCTGACTTTATTCCTTACACTGGTACTTATAAGGCCTTCATGAATATAATGAATGAAAATGATGCCTTTGAAAGACTTGATTATAGTAATATTGCTATGATCATTTTATTTATGCTGATCAGTTTTTACATTTTTAAGAGGAAAGGCCTTTTTAAATAG
- a CDS encoding RagB/SusD family nutrient uptake outer membrane protein translates to MKLKNITIALGVAALMASCQKLDQEPLDAFNADNFWKTEAEADFAVTGLYSGTSNSDGKINEGSAWEDGTQIFYMDCTSDNSNSDFPWEGFQALGNGTATPTNSGNAEARYTYEHIRRANYILENIDKAPMAVEKRKKLIAEVRVIRAYRYFDMATLFGSVPIITKTMAKEDAYIPANTQKEVLEFVEKELKEAAVDLTYSKGGARMSKGAALGLLARCYAFQKKYQDVINTTQEIISSGTYKLFDNYATLFEEANENNSEVMMNIEYVVNVQGYTSLGIMLPNSMGGWGSIVPTQSLVDAYETAAGKPIGESTSYNPANPYENRDPRLSATIVYPGASYNGKYFDPLSRSSDDYPTAADNASSTGYNYKKYIQNPSSYANLWNVGTNIIVMRYAEILLLNAEAKIELGKIDNSVYENIDLVRERAKMPKVDKAIYAAQGKLRELVRREFRVELAGEGRRRFDIIRWGIAKDVMNGTVYGSLSEGKVDPATGKVTFNSLTDRFTSESRTFKADKNELWPIPQAVIDNSKGTLKQNPGY, encoded by the coding sequence ATGAAACTTAAAAATATAACAATCGCATTGGGTGTAGCTGCATTGATGGCATCTTGTCAAAAACTTGATCAGGAACCATTGGATGCATTTAACGCAGATAATTTTTGGAAAACAGAAGCTGAGGCTGATTTTGCTGTGACTGGCCTGTATAGTGGTACAAGCAATTCGGACGGAAAAATTAACGAAGGCTCAGCCTGGGAAGATGGAACGCAAATCTTTTATATGGATTGTACCTCCGATAACTCCAATAGCGATTTTCCATGGGAGGGCTTCCAGGCACTAGGTAATGGCACAGCAACGCCGACAAATTCTGGAAATGCTGAGGCAAGATATACCTATGAGCATATTCGTCGGGCTAACTATATCTTGGAGAATATTGATAAAGCTCCTATGGCGGTAGAGAAAAGAAAGAAATTGATTGCTGAAGTACGTGTGATTCGCGCTTATAGATACTTTGATATGGCCACTTTATTCGGTTCTGTGCCGATTATTACCAAAACAATGGCCAAGGAGGATGCTTACATTCCGGCAAATACTCAAAAAGAGGTGCTTGAGTTTGTGGAAAAGGAATTAAAAGAGGCGGCGGTTGATTTGACTTATTCAAAAGGTGGCGCAAGAATGTCAAAGGGCGCTGCTTTGGGCCTATTGGCGCGTTGTTATGCCTTTCAAAAGAAGTATCAGGACGTAATCAATACAACACAAGAAATTATTTCATCTGGAACCTACAAACTATTCGATAATTATGCGACATTATTTGAAGAAGCGAATGAAAATAATAGCGAGGTGATGATGAATATCGAGTACGTAGTAAATGTACAGGGATATACCTCACTTGGCATTATGTTGCCTAATTCTATGGGCGGCTGGGGATCTATTGTACCTACCCAAAGTTTAGTTGATGCTTATGAAACAGCTGCGGGAAAACCAATTGGAGAATCGACAAGTTATAATCCAGCAAATCCTTATGAAAATAGGGACCCACGTCTGAGTGCAACAATTGTTTATCCGGGAGCATCTTATAATGGTAAATACTTTGATCCATTAAGCCGTAGTTCAGACGATTACCCTACTGCGGCAGATAATGCCTCAAGTACGGGATATAACTATAAAAAATATATCCAAAACCCAAGTAGCTATGCTAACCTGTGGAATGTAGGCACCAATATTATTGTGATGCGTTATGCGGAGATATTATTATTAAATGCTGAGGCAAAAATTGAGCTGGGTAAGATCGATAATAGCGTATATGAAAATATAGATCTGGTACGTGAGCGTGCTAAAATGCCAAAAGTGGATAAAGCTATTTATGCTGCACAAGGCAAATTACGTGAACTGGTGCGCCGTGAATTTCGTGTGGAACTAGCCGGTGAAGGGCGTCGTCGTTTTGATATTATCCGTTGGGGAATTGCCAAAGATGTGATGAATGGTACTGTCTATGGCTCGTTGTCAGAAGGAAAGGTTGATCCTGCAACCGGTAAAGTCACATTTAATTCATTGACTGACCGTTTTACGTCAGAAAGTAGAACATTCAAAGCTGACAAAAATGAATTATGGCCAATTCCGCAAGCTGTAATTGACAACAGTAAAGGAACGCTAAAACAAAATCCGGGGTACTAA
- a CDS encoding ATP-binding cassette domain-containing protein gives MESILTQQLSFKIGSRTILNNIDLHVPDKSIYGYLGRNGAGKSTTIKLLLGLLQDNADAIFIRGQSLKADRSDIYANVGNLIEAPCYYTKLTVFENLKYLDIIHKKGEKRIDAVLEMVDLGKEKKKKASMLSMGMKQRLGIAMAIFHDPQLLILDEPLNGLDPQGIVEMRNLFRLLNEQGKTIFLSSHILSELEKIATHIGIIEGGKMIFQGTKNELLRQVEREALLRTSDATRAATILYNAEFSVLRTDGQTVVVKIADDNQFDQLIKCLVQHNIEIYGLESHSADLEQIFINLIASSND, from the coding sequence ATGGAAAGTATCCTAACTCAACAGCTCAGCTTTAAAATAGGTTCAAGAACCATTTTAAATAACATTGACCTCCATGTTCCTGACAAAAGTATCTACGGTTACCTTGGACGGAATGGTGCTGGAAAGTCTACTACCATCAAACTCCTACTTGGACTCTTGCAGGACAACGCCGATGCTATTTTTATCCGGGGACAAAGTTTAAAAGCCGATCGTAGCGACATTTATGCAAATGTGGGTAATCTCATCGAAGCACCTTGCTATTACACCAAATTGACCGTTTTTGAGAATTTAAAATATTTGGATATCATCCACAAAAAGGGAGAAAAACGAATCGATGCGGTGCTCGAAATGGTAGATCTAGGAAAAGAGAAAAAGAAAAAAGCCAGTATGTTATCTATGGGAATGAAGCAACGGCTAGGAATTGCCATGGCTATATTTCATGATCCACAACTTCTAATCCTGGATGAACCGTTAAACGGGCTCGATCCACAGGGAATTGTCGAAATGAGAAATCTGTTTCGCTTGCTCAATGAACAGGGAAAGACCATATTTCTGTCAAGTCACATTCTAAGCGAGCTCGAAAAGATAGCAACACATATAGGAATTATTGAGGGAGGCAAAATGATATTTCAGGGAACTAAAAATGAGTTGCTGCGTCAGGTGGAACGGGAGGCTCTACTGCGGACTTCCGATGCTACACGGGCAGCCACGATTTTATACAATGCCGAATTTTCGGTATTAAGAACCGATGGACAAACGGTCGTGGTGAAAATAGCAGATGACAACCAGTTTGATCAGTTGATTAAATGTCTGGTGCAACATAACATTGAAATTTATGGACTAGAGTCCCATAGTGCAGACCTTGAACAGATTTTTATAAACTTAATTGCCAGCTCTAATGACTAA